The following DNA comes from Flavisolibacter ginsenosidimutans.
TGCCGAGGCTTGATTAAGTTGAATCAACAATAAAAAGCCCCGAACAAAATATTCGGGGCTTTTTATTGTTCCGGCACCAATTAATCTTTCTTCTTCAACTGGTCTTTCGTAATCCATTCACGGCCGCCTTTTTTGTTAATCCAATAATACTTGTCGCCGTCGTCCACGTAAACTTTCCTGCCGTTGGGAGCCAGGTAGCCGTCCACTTCTTTATCGGTTACTTTGGCTTTGCCCTCAGTGGCCAATTCGGCGGTTTTGTTTCCCACGGCCTTTGCTCCTTTCTTGGTGCCGTGCCAGGCTTTCTTTGCGCCTTTTTTAACGCCGTGGCCTACCTTTTCGGGCACAGTGGGCTTCGTGTCTTGCGCGAGAGAGGGAAGGCTGATACTTAGAAACGCCAATACAATGGCGGTTGCAAAAAATCTTTTCATAGCGATTTACTTTTTGAAACTATGGGCATACGAAAACAATGCCACGGAGTGGGTGCGAAGCAGCCTGAAGCAGTTTGTGTTCTGTTAAGAAATGGCATAAGTTTTTACCCAATAATTAAAAACAATCATGGCAAATAACTCAAGTTTCAATCAAAATCGTCCGGCCCACAACGCACATCCGGCGCAAACGGGCAATGCCTCCAATCCATCGCCGCAGGCGGCTGAAACCGTTAACGTGGACGAACAACTTCTTCCAAAGCAAGCAGAAAAATACTTACGCGAAGCGGGCAACATTGAAGACGAACCCGATGCACAGGACGAGGAAGATATGGACGAAGAAATTAGTCGCCAGCACGACGATGACGAGTGAGAGATCGTTATTTTTTCAACAATCATTTTTTTTGCTTGCGCACCTGCAAACGTTTGCACAGATAAATCTGTTGCTTTCGGAATGACCTTGGTTTTCCCGGCGTAGTTTTACCGCTCTTCGTTCACGCATCAAACCAAATCATCAAGCAAACATGAGCATCTTAAAACAGTTTGAACTCTCGGGCAAAACAGCACTGGTTACCGGCGCTGATACCGGTCTTGGCCAAGGCATGGCCATTGCGCTTGCCGAAGCCGGCGCCGACATTGTTGGCGCTTCCATTAACCCGGATGTAAAAGGCGGCGATACCGAAAAAGCCATCACCGCGTTGGGCCGCAAGTACACGTCTTATGTTGTGGACATCTCTAACCGCGATGGTCTCTATAAATTCATCAACGAAGTAAAGGCTGCGCACACAATTGATATTCTCATTAACAATGCCGGTATGATTCTTCGTAAACCCGTGGCCGAACATCCCGATGACTGGTGGGACAAAGTGATTGCCGTAAACGAAACTGCGCAGTTTATTCTGACCAGGGAATTCGGCAAAGACATGATTGAACGCGGTTCGGGTAAAATTGTTTTTACCTGTTCACTCCTGAGTTTTCAAGGCGGTATAAACGTACCGGGCTACACGGCTTCTAAATCGGCGGTTGCTGGTTTGGTAAAAGCTTTTGCCAATGAATGGGCTTCAAAAGGCGTCAACATCAACGGCATTGCGCCGGGCTATATCGCTACCAACAACACGCAAGCTTTGCGCGAAGATCCCGAACGCAGCCAGGCTATTTTGAGCCGCATTCCCGCAGCCCGTTGGGGCGAACCAAAAGATTTTAAAGGGCCCGTTGTGTTCCTGTGTTCCGAAGCCAGTTCTTATATGAACGGCCACGTAATGGTGGTTGACGGCGGCTGGATGGCAAGATGATTAGGTTTGTGGTTGGTGATTTACAGTTGGCGATTGCTTTACATACAGTCTTTCTTTACAAAGTTCAGCAGCCGATTGTAAACCATCTTCGCAGAACACCACAAACTATAAACTACAAACCTCAAACGATTTTTCATGGAAGTACGTTTTCAAAACAGTCCGAAAGAAACCGCCGCGATGAATACCGAAGAATTGCGGCAAAATTTTTTGGTGCAACAGTTAATGGCGGATGATCAAATCAAACTGGTTTACTCGCATTACGATCGCGTCATCGTTGGCGGCGCAAAACCCGTTGGCAGCACTCTTACGCTTGAAACACATCCCGAACTGCGTGCCGATTATTTTTTAGAGAGGAGAGAGCTTGGCATCATCAACGTTGGCGGTGAAGGGACGGTAGAAGTTGACGGCGAAAGCTTTTCATTAAAAAAACTTGATTGCGTTTACGCGGGCAAAGGCGTGAAGAAAGTTTCGTTTAAAAGCAGCGATGCATCAAAGCCTGCGCTGTTTTACTTGCTTTCTTCTCCGGCACATCAAAACTATCCAACAAGAAAGTTGACAAAAGAAGAGGCGCAGCCCGGAGCCTTGGGTGATCAATCAACAGCGAATAAAAGAACCATTTACAAATACATTCACGCCGAGGGCATTCAGAGTGCGCAACTGGTAATGGGTTTAACCGTGCTTGACGAAGGCAGCGTTTGGAACACCATGCCTTCGCACACGCACACGCGCCGCATGGAAGCCTATTTTTATTTTGACGTGAAAGAAGAACACCGTGTCTTTCATTTTATGGGACAACCGCAGGAAACCCGGCATTTGCTGATGGCAAATCACGAAGCAGTAATTTCACCGCCCTGGTCTATTCACTCCGGTTGTGGCACGGCGGCTTACGGTTTCATTTGGGGCATGGCGGGTGAGAATTACACCTACACTGATATGGACCCGGCACCGCTGAAAGACCTGCGATAAGAAAGATTCGCATCGCAAATGCACTTTAGATATTTCAATAAAAACACGGCTTCAACCGTGTTTTTTACTTTAACAAGATTTCGCACAATTGCTCTTTCTTTTCAAAACTTGTGGCCGCATTTTTGTCTTTAACGGTAAAACAATACCAAAGGACATGAAAAAATTTTTACCCTTTTTAAGCCTCGCATTTCTTGTAATTGCTTGTAACAGCAAGCCGGCGGAGACTGATGTGAAAACACTGCAATCGGCACAACCTACTGTGGACACAGCAGGGCTTGCACAGTTTCAACAATGGAAGGCGCAAAACGAATTAAATAGCGCTGCACAACCGCAGCAGCCCCAACCGCAATTGGCCGAAGCGGCCCCCGTGAAAACAGTTGTTAAAGAAGTTAGGGTAGTAGAAAAACCCGCACCGGTCCATAAACAAGCAAGCAAACGGCCGGCGGCAACACCACAAAAAACAACGCCAAACGAGAATGCAAACAGTACCGGCAACGGAACGGCAGAAAGCACGGCTTCAAACGATGCTAAAGCACCCGCTGCGGGACAGGAAACCCAGAAAAAGGAAGGTTGGAGCAAGGCCGCAAAAGGTGCCACCATTGGCGGTGTTGGCGGTGCTGTTTTGGGCGGTGTCATTAACAAGCGTAACCGCGCTGCGGGTGCTGTTATCGGTGGCATTCTGGGTGCCGGTGTGGGTTACGGTATTGGGCACAGCAAAGACAAAAAAGACGGTCGCAATCAATAAGATAACAAAGCAGAATAGAACAGGAGAGCTTGAAAAAATCAAGCTCTTTTTTTGCGTTTGCTAAGAGACGTAAGGTATCCCCTGAGCCTGTTTTTTTGCTGTATCGTTCGTTTCACATGTATTTGTCAAAAACAAGATTTTAAAAAATCTGTTTATACTTTTTAGTACAAACAGGCTTAATTTTGTCGCATGAATCCAGATTTATTGAAGCCGGAAGTCGTTAAAGTTGAGGTGGACGAAGACCGTTTGGCAATAGAACAGGCGGTATCGAGCGAATACAAGTATGGTTTTGTTACCGATATTGAAGCCGATGAAGCACCAAAAGGCTTGGATGAAAGCACCATTCGTTTTATCTCCGCCAAGAAGAATGAGCCTGAATGGATGCTGGAATGGCGATTAAAAGCTTACAATCAATGGCTGAAGATGGATGAACCGCACTGGGCCAATCTTCACTATCCAAAAATTAATTACCAGGATATCATTTACTACTCTGCGCCCAAGCAAAAAGTGAAGGCCAACAGCCTTGACGAGATTGATCCAGAACTGCGCAAGACGTTTGAAAAACTGGGTATCTCTCTTGAAGAACAAAAGCGTTTGAGCGGTGTGGCTGTGGACGCAGTGATTGATTCGGTTTCCATTGCCACAACCTTTAAAGAACAACTCTCGGAATTGGGCATCATCTTCTGCTCCATGAGTGAAGCAATACAAGAGCATCCTGACTTGGTCCGGAAATATTTAAGCTCAGTTGTTCCTGTAACGGATAATTATTACGCTGCGCTGAATGCTGCCGTATTCAGCGACGGTTCCTTTGTTTACATTCCAAAAGGCGTTCGTTGCCCAATGGAACTGTCAACGTATTTCCGCATCAATGCCGAAAACACCGGCCAGTTTGAACGCACGTTGATTGTGGCCGACGAAGGTGCTTACGTCAGCTATCTCGAAGGCTGCACCGCACCCATGCGCGACGAAAATCAGTTGCATGCTGCGGTGGTGGAACTGATTGCACTTGACCATGCCGAGATTAAATATTCAACCGTGCAAAACTGGTATCCCGGCGACAAAGAAGGCAACGGCGGCATCTACAATTTTGTAACGAAACGCGGCATCTGCAAAGGCGTAGCGTCGAAGATATCCTGGACACAGGTGGAAACCGGTTCGGCCATTACCTGGAAGTATCCCAGTGTGATTTTAAAGGGCGATAACTCTATTGGCGAGTTTTATTCAGTAGCCGTTACCAACAACTATCAACAAGCCGATACCGGCACCAAGATGCAGCACATTGGTAAGAATACCCGCAGCCGCATCGTCTCGAAAGGCATTTCCGCCGGCTTTAGCAACAACAGTTATCGCGGACTGGTGCACGTTGGTAAAACCGCATCCGGTGCCCGCAATTTTTCGCAATGCGATTCCTTGTTGCTCGGCGACAAATGCGGTGCGCATACCTTTCCTTACATCGAAGTAAAAAACAGCAGCGCCATTGTGGAGCACGAAGCAACGACATCGAAGATTGGCGAAGACCAGATTTTTTATTGCAACCAGCGCGGCATAGATACCGAAACGGCCGTGGCTTTAATCATTAACGGTTTTGCCAAAGAAGTGATGAAGCAATTGCCGATGGAGTTTGCCGTGGAAGCGCAAAAACTTCTCGCCATTAGCCTGGAAGGCAGCGTTGGATAAATTAAGAATTCAGAGTTATGAATTATGAGTTGAACGACAGAACAACTTTTAGTTTTTAACTCATAACCCATAACTCACAACTCATAACTGTATAACATGCTCACAATAAAAAACCTGCACGCCGAAGTTGAAGGAAAGAAAATTTTAAAAGGAATCAATCTCGATATAAAGGCCGGTGAAGTTCACGCCATCATGGGGCCGAACGGTTCCGGCAAAAGCACGCTTGCATCGGTCGTTGCCGGCCGCGAAGATTACGAAGTCACCGATGGCTCGGTAGAGTTCATGGGCAAAAATCTTCTGGAATTATCGCCCGAGGAAAGAGCCGGCGAAGGTGTCTTTTTAAGTTTTCAGTATCCGGTAGAAATTCCGGGTTTAACAACGACCAACTTTGTAAAAACAGCCGTGAACGAAGTGCGCAAATACCGCGGGCAAGAACCGCTGGACGCTGTGCAATTTTTAAAGCTGATGAAAGAAAAGATGGCGCTGATGGAAATGAACCAATCGCTTTTGAGCCGCTCGTTGAACGAAGGCTTTTCTGGCGGTGAAAAAAAGCGCAACGAGATTTTTCAAATGGCAATGCTAGAACCGAAGCTGGCCATCCTGGATGAAACTGATTCGGGTCTTGATATTGACGCTATCCGCATCGTGTCAAACGGCGTAAACAAATTGCGCAACAGCGACAATGCCATATTGTTGGTAACGCACTACCAGCGTTTGCTCGATTACATCGTGCCCGATTTTGTACACGTGCTTTACAATGGCCGCATCGTGAAGTCGGGCACAAAAGAACTGGCACTCGAACTGGAAGAACGCGGTTACGATTTCATTAAAAACGAAGTAGCGCAAGAGGCGTAATAAACCTTTTACGGTTTAACAAAGAGTCATGAGCACAATTGAAACAATCAAAGAAAAATTTCAGCAATTGCAATCCAGTAATGGGCACAGTCCGTTAACCTCGCTGGAGCAATCGGCTTTTCATACGTTCGATACCTTGGGTTTGCCCACGGTAAAAAACGAAGAGTGGAAATACACCCGCATCAGCGGCGTGTTCAACAAAGAGTATGCGTTCAATCCCGAAAGCAACCGGTCTGCTTTTGCCGCTGGTGAATTGGCTGAGATTCGTTTGCCGGGCCACGAAGCAGCGAACGAACTGGTGTTCGTTAACGGCGTTTACAACGCTTCGCTTTCGACCGTTCGTTCCGCTTCGCTAAACCTTCTTTCATTGGAAGAAGCGGCAAAGAATGAATACAGGGAAATCGTTCAGCAACACCTTGGTCACAGCAGCAAATACATCAAAGACGGCATTCACGCATTGAACACGGCTTTCCTGCAAGAAGGCGTGTTTGTTTTTGTGAAAAAAGGAAAAGTTGTCGAGCACCCGGTTTACATCTACAACGTCGCCGATGCCCGAACGACCAATGTTCTTTCGCAGCCAAGGAGCCTTATTTACATCGGCGAGAACGCACAACTGCAGATTGCTGAAACCTACGTTACGCTTGGTGTTTGCGAAAGCTTTACCAACCAGGTAACCGAAGTGGTGATTGAGAAAGACGCAATAGTTGAATACTATAAAATTCAAAACGACGCGGCGCACAGCAGCCAGGTGAACACGACGCACATTCGCCAGGTTGGAAAAAGTTTGGTGAACACGGTAACGATTTCGCTGAACGGTGGCATCGTTCGCAACAACTTGAATATTGCGATGGAAGCAGAATATGCCGAATCGCATTTTTACGGCCTGTATTTTTTGAAAGGTACTTCGCACGTGGATAATCACACGGTGGTTGACAACGTGAAGCCGAATTGTTTAAGTAACGAATTGTACAAAGGCATTGTTGACGACAAAGGCACAGCCGTTTTTAACGGAAAAATTTTTGTGCAGAAAGACGCACAAAAAACCAACGCCTTTCAGTCGAACAAAAATATTTTGCTTTCCGAAAACGCAACGGTAAATACGAAACCGCAGTTGGAGATTTATGCCGACGACGTAAAGTGTTCGCACGGTTGCACGGTTGGTCAACTGGATGAGGAAAGCTTGTTCTACATGCGTTCAAGAGGCATCAGTGAAAAAGCCGCTAAGTCACTACTGGTTCATGCCTTTGCGCTGGACGTGTTGGAGCACATTAAACTGGAGCCGATTCGCGAATACGTTGACCACATTATCACCGAGCGTTTACAGGTAAAAACAACAAACGAAGTTTCGGTTTCGGAAGAATAACTGCGCAACGCTGAATAGAATTACCGAACGCACAAAGTGCGGCCCTTCGGCAAGCTCAGGGTAAACTCCATAGAAGCTGAATGGATACATGATTGCGGGGTTCAAAAAGGTAATTCAAACATTTCTGGACTTGCCAAATTAAAAGCCATGACGGGAATACTCGAAATAGAAAAAGGATTGGACATTCAGGCGATTCGCAAGCATTTTCCCGTGTTGGAAAGAGAAGTGAAGGGCAGGCCGTTGGTTTATTTTGACAACGCGGCCACTGCGCAAAAGCCGCAGGTGGTGATTGATGCCCTCATCAATTATTACAGCGATTACAACGCCAACATTCACCGCGGCATTCACACACTAGCAGAAGAAGCGACAGCCGCTTTTGAAGGCACTCGTGACGCGATAAAAGAATTCATCAACGCCGAAAGCCGCGAACAAATCATCTTCACCAGCGGCACCACCGAAGGCATCAACCTTGTAGCACAAACCTGGGGACGGCAAAATATCAAAGCCGGTGATGAAATCATCATCTCCAACATGGAGCATCACTCCAATATTGTTCCATGGTATTTGCTGGCGCAGGAAAAAGGCGCGGTCATCAAAGTCATTCCCATCAACGATGCCGGCGAGTTGGAGATGGATGCGTTTGAAAAGTTGTTGAGCGAGAAAACAAAATTTGTTTCCATCGTTCACGTATCAAACGCTCTTGGCACCATCAACCCGGTAAAAGAAATTATTGCGAAAGCACACGAAGCCGGTGCAAAAGTTTTGGTGGACGGTGCGCAATCAACCGTGCATCTCGATATTGACGTGCAAGACCTCAACACGGATTTCTTTGTTTTTTCTTCGCATAAATTATACGGCCCTACGGGCATTGGCGCTTTATACGGACGAAAGGAATTGCTGGAAGAAATCCCACCCTATCAAGGCGGCGGCGAAATGATTAAAGACGTTTCGTTCACCAACATTACCTGGAACGATTTGCCTTACAAGTTTGAAGCGGGCACGCCAAATATCGCCGACGCGATTGCTTTCAAAACGGCAATGGATTTTACAAAAGCCATCGGCAGGGAAAAGATTCGGCAACACGAAAACGAGTTGCTGGCTTATGCAACCGAACAATTGATGCAAATTCCCGGCTTGCGCATCATTGGCACGGCGAAGAAAAAAATCAGCGTGCTTTCGTTTGTGATTGACAACGTTCATCCGCAGGACATCGGCATCTTGCTCGACAACAAAGGCATTGCCGTTCGCACGGGTCATCACTGCGCACAACCGCTGATGGAAAGGCTTTGCATTCGCGGTACCACTCGTGCTTCCTTTGCCATGTACAACACAAAGGAAGAAGTGGACGCGATGATGGAGGCCTTGCGCAAAGCCATTAAACTTTTATCGTAGCGAATGAGCGAACACAAAAGCATAGAAGAAATCGAGAAAGAAATTGTCGAAGAGTTTTCGCTCTTTGACGGTTGGGAT
Coding sequences within:
- a CDS encoding glycine zipper domain-containing protein, which encodes MKKFLPFLSLAFLVIACNSKPAETDVKTLQSAQPTVDTAGLAQFQQWKAQNELNSAAQPQQPQPQLAEAAPVKTVVKEVRVVEKPAPVHKQASKRPAATPQKTTPNENANSTGNGTAESTASNDAKAPAAGQETQKKEGWSKAAKGATIGGVGGAVLGGVINKRNRAAGAVIGGILGAGVGYGIGHSKDKKDGRNQ
- the sufD gene encoding Fe-S cluster assembly protein SufD; the encoded protein is MSTIETIKEKFQQLQSSNGHSPLTSLEQSAFHTFDTLGLPTVKNEEWKYTRISGVFNKEYAFNPESNRSAFAAGELAEIRLPGHEAANELVFVNGVYNASLSTVRSASLNLLSLEEAAKNEYREIVQQHLGHSSKYIKDGIHALNTAFLQEGVFVFVKKGKVVEHPVYIYNVADARTTNVLSQPRSLIYIGENAQLQIAETYVTLGVCESFTNQVTEVVIEKDAIVEYYKIQNDAAHSSQVNTTHIRQVGKSLVNTVTISLNGGIVRNNLNIAMEAEYAESHFYGLYFLKGTSHVDNHTVVDNVKPNCLSNELYKGIVDDKGTAVFNGKIFVQKDAQKTNAFQSNKNILLSENATVNTKPQLEIYADDVKCSHGCTVGQLDEESLFYMRSRGISEKAAKSLLVHAFALDVLEHIKLEPIREYVDHIITERLQVKTTNEVSVSEE
- a CDS encoding cysteine desulfurase; protein product: MTGILEIEKGLDIQAIRKHFPVLEREVKGRPLVYFDNAATAQKPQVVIDALINYYSDYNANIHRGIHTLAEEATAAFEGTRDAIKEFINAESREQIIFTSGTTEGINLVAQTWGRQNIKAGDEIIISNMEHHSNIVPWYLLAQEKGAVIKVIPINDAGELEMDAFEKLLSEKTKFVSIVHVSNALGTINPVKEIIAKAHEAGAKVLVDGAQSTVHLDIDVQDLNTDFFVFSSHKLYGPTGIGALYGRKELLEEIPPYQGGGEMIKDVSFTNITWNDLPYKFEAGTPNIADAIAFKTAMDFTKAIGREKIRQHENELLAYATEQLMQIPGLRIIGTAKKKISVLSFVIDNVHPQDIGILLDNKGIAVRTGHHCAQPLMERLCIRGTTRASFAMYNTKEEVDAMMEALRKAIKLLS
- the kduI gene encoding 5-dehydro-4-deoxy-D-glucuronate isomerase; this encodes MEVRFQNSPKETAAMNTEELRQNFLVQQLMADDQIKLVYSHYDRVIVGGAKPVGSTLTLETHPELRADYFLERRELGIINVGGEGTVEVDGESFSLKKLDCVYAGKGVKKVSFKSSDASKPALFYLLSSPAHQNYPTRKLTKEEAQPGALGDQSTANKRTIYKYIHAEGIQSAQLVMGLTVLDEGSVWNTMPSHTHTRRMEAYFYFDVKEEHRVFHFMGQPQETRHLLMANHEAVISPPWSIHSGCGTAAYGFIWGMAGENYTYTDMDPAPLKDLR
- the sufB gene encoding Fe-S cluster assembly protein SufB, producing the protein MNPDLLKPEVVKVEVDEDRLAIEQAVSSEYKYGFVTDIEADEAPKGLDESTIRFISAKKNEPEWMLEWRLKAYNQWLKMDEPHWANLHYPKINYQDIIYYSAPKQKVKANSLDEIDPELRKTFEKLGISLEEQKRLSGVAVDAVIDSVSIATTFKEQLSELGIIFCSMSEAIQEHPDLVRKYLSSVVPVTDNYYAALNAAVFSDGSFVYIPKGVRCPMELSTYFRINAENTGQFERTLIVADEGAYVSYLEGCTAPMRDENQLHAAVVELIALDHAEIKYSTVQNWYPGDKEGNGGIYNFVTKRGICKGVASKISWTQVETGSAITWKYPSVILKGDNSIGEFYSVAVTNNYQQADTGTKMQHIGKNTRSRIVSKGISAGFSNNSYRGLVHVGKTASGARNFSQCDSLLLGDKCGAHTFPYIEVKNSSAIVEHEATTSKIGEDQIFYCNQRGIDTETAVALIINGFAKEVMKQLPMEFAVEAQKLLAISLEGSVG
- the sufC gene encoding Fe-S cluster assembly ATPase SufC, whose product is MLTIKNLHAEVEGKKILKGINLDIKAGEVHAIMGPNGSGKSTLASVVAGREDYEVTDGSVEFMGKNLLELSPEERAGEGVFLSFQYPVEIPGLTTTNFVKTAVNEVRKYRGQEPLDAVQFLKLMKEKMALMEMNQSLLSRSLNEGFSGGEKKRNEIFQMAMLEPKLAILDETDSGLDIDAIRIVSNGVNKLRNSDNAILLVTHYQRLLDYIVPDFVHVLYNGRIVKSGTKELALELEERGYDFIKNEVAQEA
- a CDS encoding SDR family oxidoreductase — translated: MSILKQFELSGKTALVTGADTGLGQGMAIALAEAGADIVGASINPDVKGGDTEKAITALGRKYTSYVVDISNRDGLYKFINEVKAAHTIDILINNAGMILRKPVAEHPDDWWDKVIAVNETAQFILTREFGKDMIERGSGKIVFTCSLLSFQGGINVPGYTASKSAVAGLVKAFANEWASKGVNINGIAPGYIATNNTQALREDPERSQAILSRIPAARWGEPKDFKGPVVFLCSEASSYMNGHVMVVDGGWMAR